From Actinoplanes oblitus, a single genomic window includes:
- a CDS encoding glycoside hydrolase family 25 protein: protein MVTAAATVVLAVPGGSAAHAGPPPEVPGDGGYAGAGGYRAPASSLVPPAATPPAGYPVTGIDVSSHDHPQGRMLDWRSLGRSNAFAYVKATEGAGYTNRYYRSDVSAAKSAGMYAGAYAFGRPDLGNATGQADHFVDTMEDVRDGRTLPPFLDMEWPYRRLRLPACYRLSAGTMTAWIRTFLERVESRLGVVPMIYTNVNWWNRCTNRSAAFGHYPLDISSCAASPPSVPGWGRNWTFWQYDIPDCTPGLAHDADVFRGSRTDLATLARQPRR from the coding sequence ATGGTCACCGCCGCGGCCACAGTGGTTCTCGCCGTTCCGGGCGGAAGCGCGGCCCACGCGGGCCCGCCGCCGGAGGTGCCCGGCGACGGTGGTTACGCCGGCGCCGGTGGCTACCGTGCCCCGGCCTCGTCGCTCGTCCCGCCGGCCGCCACCCCGCCCGCCGGCTATCCGGTCACCGGCATCGACGTGTCCAGCCATGATCATCCGCAGGGCCGCATGCTCGACTGGCGGTCGCTCGGCCGGAGCAACGCCTTCGCCTATGTCAAGGCGACCGAGGGAGCCGGCTACACCAACCGGTACTACCGCTCCGACGTCTCCGCCGCCAAGTCCGCCGGGATGTACGCCGGCGCGTACGCGTTCGGCCGGCCCGACCTGGGCAACGCGACAGGGCAGGCGGACCACTTCGTCGACACCATGGAGGATGTCCGCGACGGGCGTACCCTGCCGCCGTTCCTCGACATGGAATGGCCGTACCGGCGGCTCCGGCTTCCCGCCTGCTACCGCCTCTCGGCCGGCACCATGACCGCGTGGATCCGGACGTTCCTGGAACGGGTCGAGTCCCGGCTCGGCGTCGTCCCGATGATCTACACGAACGTGAACTGGTGGAACCGGTGCACCAACCGCAGTGCGGCGTTCGGCCACTACCCGCTCGACATCAGCAGCTGCGCGGCGAGCCCGCCGAGCGTGCCCGGCTGGGGCCGGAACTGGACGTTCTGGCAGTACGACATCCCGGACTGCACCCCGGGGCTGGCCCACGACGCCGACGTCTTCCGCGGCAGCCGCACCGACCTCGCCACCCTGGCGCGACAGCCTCGGCGGTGA
- a CDS encoding DUF5710 domain-containing protein has protein sequence MTERLPWVLRPVDGPAGCRLPAGDEHRAWLTGHLGEALTTDTRGVHAIPRERLVHLVRGLTERFQRVDVFLDHRDGEPCGPRCRDAAGDDCVCSCLGRNHGGGEFWRRCPDVAAPALVGDSGVRRRHLISTATGRIWLDVPFEDKDEAKRNGARWDATAKRWYAPGAAAGGLARWAAKPPVSELLPHEDRGLGSGLFVDLVPSSCWFTNVRSCVAPADWERLRRMIVTRAGGRCEVCHAGPDPSAKVWLEAHERWTFDAASRVQRLGRLICLCTPCHTVTHFGLAGLRGRDREAFSHLVAVTGMTEAQAREHVEDAFRQWRERSRITWSLDLSMLTDAGITLAPPPEPGQRAAIADDTLTGH, from the coding sequence ATGACCGAGCGGCTGCCCTGGGTCCTGCGTCCCGTCGACGGACCGGCCGGGTGCCGGCTGCCCGCCGGTGACGAGCATCGGGCCTGGTTGACCGGCCACCTCGGCGAGGCGCTGACCACCGACACCCGGGGTGTCCACGCGATCCCCCGGGAGCGCCTGGTTCACCTGGTGCGCGGGCTGACGGAGCGGTTCCAGCGGGTCGACGTGTTCCTGGACCACCGGGACGGCGAACCGTGCGGACCGCGATGCCGGGATGCCGCCGGCGACGACTGCGTCTGCTCCTGCCTGGGCCGCAACCACGGCGGCGGCGAGTTCTGGCGCCGTTGCCCGGATGTCGCGGCACCCGCCCTCGTCGGTGACTCCGGCGTGCGGCGCCGGCACCTGATCAGCACCGCCACCGGGCGGATCTGGCTCGACGTGCCGTTCGAGGACAAGGACGAGGCGAAGCGGAACGGCGCCCGGTGGGACGCCACCGCCAAACGCTGGTACGCCCCGGGCGCGGCCGCCGGCGGGCTGGCCCGATGGGCCGCGAAGCCCCCGGTTTCCGAGCTGCTGCCGCACGAGGACCGCGGTCTGGGCAGCGGCCTGTTCGTCGATCTGGTGCCGTCCAGCTGCTGGTTCACCAACGTACGGTCCTGCGTGGCGCCGGCCGACTGGGAACGGCTGCGCCGCATGATCGTCACTCGGGCCGGTGGCAGATGCGAGGTGTGCCACGCCGGGCCGGACCCGTCGGCCAAGGTGTGGCTGGAGGCGCACGAACGGTGGACCTTCGACGCCGCCAGCCGGGTGCAGCGCCTCGGCCGGCTGATCTGCCTGTGCACGCCCTGCCACACCGTCACCCACTTCGGCCTGGCCGGCCTGCGCGGCCGCGACCGGGAGGCGTTCAGCCACCTCGTCGCGGTCACCGGGATGACCGAGGCGCAGGCCCGCGAGCACGTCGAGGACGCCTTCCGGCAGTGGCGGGAACGCTCGCGGATCACCTGGTCGCTGGACCTGTCCATGCTCACCGACGCCGGGATCACCCTCGCCCCGCCGCCGGAACCCGGGCAGCGGGCCGCCATCGCCGACGACACCCTGACCGGGCATTAG
- a CDS encoding helix-turn-helix domain-containing protein, producing the protein MTVHVAVIDPLPMYRQGVVAALSAIGHRVEAPADPLAWARDARRAVMMLTLATPADWQLLRLLHDVSTAPPVIAMLDDDSATAGVRAVRAGARSVLPRTVTSEVLRRTVEATLDGQAVVPGAVAAALANGAATPPAPDGHASLSPRQLAWLQQLAEGATVAQLATRAGYSERAMFRLLQSLYRDMGVRTRMEAVIRATNLGWLTPGRHP; encoded by the coding sequence GTGACCGTTCATGTCGCGGTCATCGACCCGCTGCCCATGTACCGGCAGGGTGTCGTGGCGGCGCTGTCCGCGATCGGTCACCGCGTCGAGGCCCCGGCCGACCCGCTGGCCTGGGCGCGCGACGCGCGGCGGGCGGTCATGATGCTGACCCTCGCCACGCCCGCCGACTGGCAGCTGCTGCGGCTGCTGCACGACGTGTCCACCGCCCCGCCGGTGATCGCGATGCTCGACGACGACTCGGCGACGGCCGGCGTCCGGGCGGTACGCGCCGGCGCCCGCTCGGTGCTGCCCCGCACGGTGACCAGCGAGGTGCTGCGGCGCACCGTGGAGGCGACACTCGACGGGCAGGCGGTGGTGCCGGGAGCGGTCGCGGCGGCCCTCGCCAACGGTGCCGCGACCCCACCGGCCCCGGACGGGCACGCCTCGCTGTCGCCCCGGCAGCTGGCCTGGCTGCAGCAGCTCGCCGAGGGTGCCACGGTGGCCCAGCTGGCCACCCGCGCGGGTTACTCGGAACGCGCGATGTTCCGCCTGCTCCAGAGCCTCTACCGGGACATGGGGGTGCGCACCCGGATGGAGGCGGTGATCCGGGCGACGAACCTGGGCTGGCTGACGCCCGGACGTCACCCCTGA
- a CDS encoding tetratricopeptide repeat protein: MRPGEVEQDILDKIELPRVRKELVAWAGRWKIGLATEDWTARGFTSAMLIGVTEYPAGQQEAGLILKIDPGGDLKHREVAAHGHAVRKNPDFAKRHLAEVRYQPVAMDEGGYIAFQTVAGGGFDVLLGFGEMLRAHAHADRGCRAIARSLLSEWNLGTAATTRQTAGELLTELLGWRLAPGQTIHTWASRHPGLLESPRPWLNQGSRGLVNPFALARDASVGGTLSLLPVRGLTHGDLHPGNLLVGTDENAGPEFFLVDLSRFTPDGPLTWDPAYLICTTAVTCLIEDPGLDPDKVLDVVLAPEIDAARMAAAGPQLARAIAGIHAGEIEYATEHGLLRKWRQQRLVCLTAIGLILSGRGRIPAPIRRWCFLLAAHAATRLLEGRYRPAAQGFVELPPDFIPDVVAETVPVPPRPSRTGPGLVNHDPIRMALRQRLTAGPPGVVVVTGPRGVGKSALVGDVIAEVAGGPGGTSGPARRVVAGGGPEVRVVAGGGPEVRVVAGGRLDVRTLIDAIEGGPAAALRPGESSLARLEAALETAGDRRVVLVADDAERLLLPNSSVLADLELDEALESLAIRPGHRVTVVLVTSVVPVSPAGGIWPALEPPVAIGRLSPEHFTTLLNRRPHGLDADDLARLYQAVQGNPRATELFQAVRALTGPDVSSRALLDELAGIPPRDVPAQLLEVVLDHLGTVPRRVLECLAAYRFPVTGEQVATLMPGVAEDQVHAALGQLVESSLVSRAGDRHELRPADAAWLIGRLPAGESRRRLLLLAANELNTMSPEEITMPGDLDTHFAELRALIDAPHPGPAYELLEEIDHYLHRWHSDVVLLDYRRSLRGTLPDERSELANDNALGWIYAARGRFGEAAEAYRAALDRAVRLGEERAATRVRANLGAMYWQSNDIEKAREAYDQALRDAMRLDDVVAGMGAWEGLADCHRRRGEYRAAIDQAGRARELAGRPGFPAELTAQQVAARGTRLAFKIARWSAELGQWDRAARVMAEVTAGADESLRAAWLDARADQLLWAGDPRGARELAAEAVALALEERVPVVLMQARTTLCLVHLLADEVDDAAREIEAAERYRSRGRSLEVLAVLALVARRQRRHTLARGRFHRLAEEAEQRIGNDPGDFSARPFRGFALCAGVLDGTAGIEEAVAAFESVRGKAGLAAWLLLLVRQLDDCGRPAGQLSRVVALLTEIAATADPRQG; this comes from the coding sequence ATGAGACCGGGTGAGGTCGAACAGGACATCCTCGACAAGATCGAACTGCCCCGCGTCCGTAAGGAACTGGTGGCCTGGGCCGGCCGGTGGAAGATCGGGCTGGCCACCGAGGACTGGACCGCCCGAGGGTTCACCTCGGCGATGCTGATCGGTGTCACCGAGTACCCGGCGGGGCAGCAGGAGGCCGGGTTGATTCTCAAGATCGATCCGGGCGGTGACCTCAAACACCGGGAGGTCGCCGCGCACGGGCACGCGGTGCGGAAGAACCCGGATTTCGCCAAGCGGCACCTGGCCGAGGTGCGATACCAGCCGGTCGCGATGGACGAGGGCGGCTACATCGCCTTCCAGACGGTCGCCGGGGGCGGCTTCGACGTGCTCCTCGGTTTCGGCGAGATGCTCCGCGCGCACGCTCACGCGGACCGCGGCTGCCGGGCGATAGCGCGCTCGCTGCTCAGCGAGTGGAACCTCGGCACGGCCGCCACGACCAGGCAGACCGCCGGCGAGCTGCTGACCGAACTGCTCGGCTGGCGGCTCGCCCCGGGCCAGACCATCCACACCTGGGCGAGCCGGCATCCCGGCCTGCTGGAGTCGCCCCGGCCCTGGCTCAACCAGGGCAGCCGCGGCCTGGTCAACCCGTTCGCGCTGGCCCGGGACGCGAGCGTCGGCGGGACACTGAGCCTGCTCCCGGTCCGCGGGCTCACCCACGGCGACCTGCACCCGGGAAACCTGCTGGTCGGCACCGACGAGAACGCCGGCCCCGAGTTCTTCCTGGTCGACCTGTCCCGCTTCACCCCGGACGGCCCGCTGACCTGGGACCCCGCCTACCTGATCTGCACCACCGCCGTGACCTGCCTCATCGAGGACCCCGGGCTGGACCCGGACAAGGTGCTCGACGTCGTGCTGGCACCCGAGATCGACGCGGCACGGATGGCGGCGGCCGGCCCCCAGCTGGCGCGGGCGATCGCCGGCATTCACGCCGGTGAGATCGAATACGCCACCGAGCACGGACTGCTGCGCAAGTGGCGACAGCAGCGCCTGGTCTGCCTGACGGCGATCGGGCTGATCCTCTCCGGACGCGGCCGGATCCCGGCGCCGATCCGGCGGTGGTGTTTCCTGCTCGCCGCGCACGCCGCCACCCGGCTGCTGGAGGGTAGGTACCGCCCGGCGGCGCAGGGCTTCGTCGAGCTTCCCCCGGACTTCATCCCCGACGTCGTGGCGGAGACCGTGCCGGTGCCGCCGCGCCCGAGCCGGACCGGGCCGGGACTGGTCAACCACGACCCGATCCGGATGGCTCTGCGACAACGGCTCACCGCCGGCCCGCCCGGCGTCGTGGTCGTCACCGGTCCGCGAGGCGTCGGCAAGTCCGCCCTGGTCGGCGACGTGATCGCCGAGGTCGCCGGCGGACCGGGCGGCACGTCCGGCCCGGCCCGCCGGGTGGTTGCCGGCGGAGGCCCGGAGGTCCGGGTGGTTGCCGGCGGAGGCCCGGAGGTCCGGGTGGTTGCCGGCGGACGCCTGGACGTCCGCACCCTGATCGACGCGATCGAGGGCGGACCGGCGGCCGCGCTCCGGCCGGGTGAGTCCTCCCTGGCCAGGCTGGAGGCCGCACTGGAAACCGCGGGCGACCGGCGGGTGGTCCTGGTCGCCGACGACGCCGAGCGGCTGCTGCTGCCGAACTCGTCGGTGCTCGCCGATCTGGAACTCGACGAGGCGCTGGAGTCCCTGGCGATCCGTCCCGGACACCGGGTCACAGTGGTACTGGTCACCAGCGTGGTGCCGGTGTCGCCGGCCGGTGGGATCTGGCCCGCGCTGGAACCCCCGGTCGCGATCGGACGCCTGAGCCCCGAGCACTTCACCACCCTGCTCAACCGGCGGCCGCACGGCCTGGACGCCGACGATCTGGCCAGGCTCTACCAGGCGGTGCAGGGGAATCCGCGCGCCACCGAGCTGTTCCAGGCCGTGCGGGCGCTGACCGGGCCGGACGTGTCCAGCCGCGCGCTGCTGGACGAACTGGCCGGGATCCCGCCGCGGGACGTCCCGGCCCAGCTGCTGGAGGTGGTGCTCGACCACCTCGGAACGGTGCCCCGCCGGGTGCTGGAGTGCCTCGCCGCCTATCGCTTCCCGGTGACCGGCGAGCAGGTCGCCACGCTGATGCCGGGCGTCGCCGAGGATCAGGTGCACGCTGCGCTCGGGCAGCTGGTGGAGAGCTCGCTGGTGAGCCGGGCGGGCGATCGCCACGAGCTGCGCCCGGCCGACGCGGCCTGGCTGATCGGGCGGCTGCCGGCCGGCGAGAGCCGGCGGAGGCTGCTGCTGCTGGCGGCCAACGAGCTGAACACCATGTCCCCTGAGGAGATCACCATGCCCGGTGATCTCGACACGCATTTCGCCGAGCTGCGCGCGCTGATCGACGCTCCGCACCCGGGGCCGGCGTACGAGCTGCTCGAGGAGATCGACCACTACCTGCACCGCTGGCACAGCGACGTCGTGCTGCTCGACTACCGCAGGAGCCTGCGGGGCACGCTGCCGGACGAGCGTTCCGAGCTGGCCAACGACAACGCGCTGGGCTGGATCTACGCCGCACGTGGCCGTTTCGGGGAGGCTGCCGAGGCGTACCGTGCAGCTCTTGATCGTGCGGTGCGGCTGGGTGAGGAGCGGGCCGCGACGCGGGTGCGGGCCAACCTCGGCGCGATGTACTGGCAGAGCAACGACATCGAGAAGGCCCGGGAGGCCTACGACCAGGCGCTGCGCGACGCCATGCGGCTCGACGACGTGGTGGCCGGGATGGGCGCGTGGGAGGGGCTGGCGGACTGTCACCGGCGCCGGGGTGAGTATCGGGCGGCGATCGACCAGGCCGGCCGGGCCCGGGAGCTGGCCGGGCGGCCCGGGTTCCCCGCCGAGCTGACCGCCCAGCAGGTGGCGGCCCGCGGGACCCGGTTGGCGTTCAAGATCGCTCGCTGGTCGGCGGAACTCGGGCAGTGGGACCGTGCCGCTCGGGTGATGGCCGAGGTGACGGCGGGAGCCGACGAGTCCCTGCGGGCCGCCTGGCTGGACGCCCGGGCGGATCAGCTGCTGTGGGCCGGTGATCCGAGGGGCGCGAGGGAGCTGGCCGCCGAGGCAGTCGCTCTCGCGCTCGAGGAGCGTGTGCCGGTGGTCCTCATGCAGGCTCGCACCACGCTGTGCCTGGTGCATCTGCTGGCCGATGAGGTCGACGACGCGGCCCGCGAGATCGAGGCCGCCGAGCGGTACCGTTCCCGGGGCCGATCGCTGGAGGTTCTCGCCGTGCTGGCGCTGGTGGCTCGTCGGCAGCGCCGGCACACGCTGGCCCGCGGTCGCTTCCACCGGCTGGCCGAGGAGGCGGAACAGCGCATCGGGAACGATCCCGGCGACTTCTCCGCCCGTCCCTTCCGCGGCTTCGCGCTCTGCGCCGGGGTGCTCGACGGGACGGCCGGGATCGAGGAGGCGGTGGCGGCCTTCGAGTCCGTTCGGGGCAAGGCCGGGCTGGCCGCCTGGCTGCTCCTGCTCGTCCGGCAACTCGACGACTGCGGGCGGCCGGCGGGGCAGCTGAGCCGGGTGGTCGCGCTGCTGACCGAGATCGCCGCGACGGCCGACCCGCGTCAGGGGTGA
- a CDS encoding extracellular solute-binding protein encodes MLTWYINPDNGGQGRLAESCAAASNGGYRVDVQVLPNDASQQREQLVRRLAAKDSSIDVMSLDPPFVAEFANAGFLRPFDAGDAAAFTDGVLKGPLTTAYWKDQLVAAPFWANTQLLWYRKSVVQAAGVDPNRAGFTWDDMIKAAEGQHRVIGVQANRYEGYMVWINALVVSAGGEIVGNVEAGKDATPEIASPAGDAAARIIGGLARSAAAPPAMPNAGEEESRSTFQGDTGGFMVNWPYVYSAAKEDVTGGGIAQSVVDDIGWARYPRVTADQPSRPPLGGINLAVGNYTTHPAEAVALVKCVTSLPNNIAYMVDAGNPAARGAAYDDPKVREAFPMADVIRQSINDAGPRPITPYYNDVSTSVQLTWHPPGEVEAPATPKETATFMSDVLQGKRLL; translated from the coding sequence ATGCTGACCTGGTACATCAACCCCGACAACGGCGGACAGGGGCGGCTCGCCGAGTCGTGTGCGGCGGCCTCGAACGGCGGCTACCGGGTCGATGTGCAGGTCCTGCCGAACGACGCGTCGCAGCAGCGGGAACAGCTGGTCCGGCGGCTCGCGGCCAAGGACAGCTCGATCGACGTGATGAGCCTGGACCCGCCGTTCGTGGCGGAGTTCGCCAACGCGGGGTTCCTGCGCCCGTTCGACGCGGGTGACGCGGCCGCCTTCACCGACGGCGTGCTGAAGGGGCCGCTGACCACCGCGTACTGGAAGGACCAGCTGGTCGCGGCGCCGTTCTGGGCGAACACCCAGCTGCTCTGGTATCGCAAGTCGGTGGTCCAGGCGGCCGGGGTCGATCCGAACCGGGCCGGATTCACCTGGGACGACATGATCAAGGCGGCCGAGGGGCAGCACCGGGTGATCGGCGTACAGGCCAACCGGTACGAGGGCTACATGGTGTGGATCAACGCGCTGGTGGTCTCGGCCGGTGGCGAGATCGTCGGGAACGTCGAGGCCGGCAAGGACGCCACCCCGGAGATCGCCTCCCCGGCCGGCGACGCGGCGGCCCGGATCATCGGTGGGCTGGCCCGCTCTGCCGCGGCGCCGCCGGCGATGCCGAACGCCGGTGAGGAGGAGTCGCGCTCGACGTTCCAGGGCGACACGGGCGGCTTCATGGTCAACTGGCCGTACGTGTACAGCGCCGCCAAGGAGGACGTGACCGGCGGCGGGATCGCCCAGTCGGTGGTGGACGACATCGGCTGGGCGCGGTATCCCCGGGTCACCGCCGATCAGCCGAGCCGGCCGCCGCTGGGTGGGATCAATCTGGCCGTCGGCAACTACACCACGCATCCGGCCGAGGCGGTCGCCCTGGTCAAGTGCGTGACGTCGCTGCCCAACAACATCGCGTACATGGTGGACGCCGGCAACCCGGCGGCTCGGGGTGCCGCCTACGACGATCCGAAGGTGCGCGAGGCGTTCCCGATGGCCGACGTCATCCGCCAGTCGATAAACGATGCCGGGCCGCGGCCGATCACCCCGTACTACAACGACGTGTCGACGTCGGTGCAGCTCACCTGGCACCCGCCGGGGGAGGTCGAGGCGCCGGCCACGCCGAAGGAGACCGCCACCTTCATGTCCGACGTGCTGCAGGGCAAGCGACTTCTGTGA
- a CDS encoding carbohydrate ABC transporter permease: MAVMVEAPAPATAEVTDRARRERRMGLMLSAPAFVVMVFVTAYPLIYAVVLSLYNYRLTDPAGKEFVGLGNYATVLTDPVWWTDFSTTLLITVFSVAVELVLGFAFAFVMYRILRGRSLVRTAILVPYGIITVVSAYIWRFAFQLDSGFVNQWFGLGDYNFFGNRWSSLFVIVLSEIWKTTPFISLLLLAGLVQVPEELQEAARVDGATAWQRLKRVTLPNMKAAIMVALLFRTLDAWRIFDNPFIMTVGANKTETLSFLAYRQNVTLVNLGAGSAVSVLLFLTVVVIAFIFVKGFRTDLSQVRGDR, from the coding sequence ATGGCTGTGATGGTGGAGGCGCCCGCGCCGGCGACCGCCGAGGTCACCGACCGGGCACGGCGCGAACGCCGGATGGGGCTGATGCTGTCCGCACCGGCCTTCGTGGTGATGGTGTTCGTGACCGCCTACCCGCTGATCTACGCGGTCGTGCTGTCGCTCTACAACTACCGGCTCACCGACCCGGCCGGGAAGGAGTTCGTCGGTCTCGGCAACTACGCGACAGTGCTGACCGACCCGGTGTGGTGGACCGACTTCTCCACCACCCTCCTGATCACCGTGTTCAGCGTGGCGGTCGAGCTGGTGCTGGGCTTCGCGTTCGCCTTCGTGATGTACCGGATCCTGCGCGGCAGGTCGCTGGTCCGCACCGCGATCCTGGTGCCCTACGGGATCATCACGGTGGTCTCCGCCTACATCTGGCGGTTCGCGTTCCAGCTCGACTCCGGTTTCGTCAACCAGTGGTTCGGGCTCGGTGACTACAACTTCTTCGGCAACCGCTGGTCGTCGTTGTTCGTCATCGTCCTGTCGGAGATCTGGAAGACCACGCCGTTCATCTCGCTGCTGCTGCTGGCCGGGCTGGTCCAGGTGCCGGAGGAGCTGCAGGAGGCGGCCCGGGTGGACGGCGCCACCGCGTGGCAGCGGCTCAAGCGGGTGACGCTGCCGAACATGAAGGCCGCCATCATGGTGGCGCTGCTGTTCCGCACCCTCGACGCGTGGCGGATCTTCGACAACCCGTTCATCATGACCGTCGGCGCGAACAAGACCGAGACGCTGTCGTTCCTGGCCTACCGGCAGAACGTGACACTGGTGAACCTGGGCGCCGGCTCGGCGGTCTCGGTACTGCTGTTCCTGACCGTCGTGGTGATCGCGTTCATCTTCGTCAAGGGCTTCCGGACCGACCTGTCCCAGGTGCGAGGTGATCGGTGA
- a CDS encoding carbohydrate ABC transporter permease, which yields MAGRKASNWWTVWGLLILLWALFPLLWMVSLSFKNPDTFRSVEPTFFPQVWVWDNYKTVFTDSLFTSALRNSVFIALIATFLAVVIAMFAAYAIARMDYPGKKFLLSMALAIAMFPQAALVGPLFNMWRSLGIYDTWLGLIIPYLTFALPLSIWTMSAFFRQIPWEMEQAAQVDGATAWQAFRKVIVPLAAPGVFTTAILTFFFCWNEFLLAISLTSTDRARTVPAALSFFTGASQFQSPITYIMAASVVVTIPVVILVLIFQRRIMAGLTAGAVKG from the coding sequence ATGGCCGGCCGCAAAGCCAGCAACTGGTGGACCGTCTGGGGACTGCTGATCCTGCTGTGGGCACTGTTCCCGCTGCTCTGGATGGTGTCGCTGTCCTTCAAGAACCCGGACACCTTCCGCAGCGTCGAGCCGACCTTCTTCCCGCAGGTCTGGGTCTGGGACAACTACAAGACGGTGTTCACCGACTCGTTGTTCACCAGCGCGCTGCGCAACTCGGTGTTCATCGCGCTGATCGCCACGTTCCTGGCCGTCGTGATCGCGATGTTCGCCGCGTACGCGATCGCCCGGATGGATTACCCGGGCAAGAAGTTCCTGCTGTCGATGGCCCTGGCGATCGCCATGTTCCCGCAGGCCGCGCTGGTCGGCCCGCTCTTCAACATGTGGCGCAGCCTGGGCATCTACGACACCTGGCTGGGACTGATCATCCCGTACCTGACGTTCGCGCTGCCGCTGTCGATCTGGACCATGTCGGCGTTCTTCCGGCAGATCCCGTGGGAGATGGAGCAGGCCGCGCAGGTCGACGGCGCGACCGCGTGGCAGGCGTTCCGCAAGGTGATCGTGCCGCTCGCGGCGCCCGGCGTGTTCACCACCGCGATCCTCACCTTCTTCTTCTGCTGGAACGAGTTCCTGCTGGCCATCTCGCTGACCTCGACCGACCGGGCCCGGACCGTGCCGGCCGCGCTGTCGTTCTTCACCGGCGCCTCGCAGTTCCAGTCGCCGATCACGTACATCATGGCCGCCTCCGTGGTGGTGACCATTCCCGTGGTGATCCTCGTGCTGATCTTCCAGCGCCGGATCATGGCCGGTCTCACGGCCGGCGCCGTCAAGGGCTGA
- a CDS encoding ABC transporter ATP-binding protein translates to MAAISMRNIVKRYSDGYQAVDNVSLDIADGEFVILVGPSGCGKSTLLRMIVGLEDITSGDMMIGDVRVNQKAPRDRNLSMVFQNYALYPHLTVFENIAFPLRLRNTPDAEVRERVRTAAELLQLTEHLDRKPAHLSGGQRQRVAMGRAIVRKADAFLFDEPLSNLDAKLRGQMRTEIARMQKRLGTTTVYVTHDQTEAMTLGDRIAVLRRGVLQQVGTARQLYEEPANLFVAGFIGSPPMNFVPGRVKGGQIDTPFGTVSPAGARLSRVADRELVILGLRPEHFEDASLVPADKRARGRTFSADVDVTEWLGAQLYAYVPYEASPEITKQLEELERELDSEQMRTQLVVALDVNSRVVSGSAAELWFDPERMHVFDAASGENLTLTAAAPTD, encoded by the coding sequence ATGGCCGCGATCAGCATGCGCAACATCGTCAAGCGGTACAGCGACGGCTACCAGGCCGTCGACAACGTGAGCCTGGACATCGCCGACGGCGAGTTCGTCATCCTGGTCGGCCCGTCCGGCTGCGGCAAGTCGACACTGCTGCGCATGATCGTCGGCCTGGAGGACATCACCTCCGGCGACATGATGATCGGTGACGTGCGGGTGAACCAGAAGGCGCCCCGGGACCGGAACCTGTCCATGGTGTTCCAGAACTACGCGCTCTACCCGCACCTGACCGTCTTCGAGAACATCGCGTTCCCGCTGCGCCTGCGCAACACCCCGGACGCCGAGGTGCGCGAACGCGTGCGGACCGCCGCCGAGCTGCTGCAACTGACCGAGCACCTGGACCGCAAGCCGGCGCACCTGTCCGGCGGGCAGCGGCAGCGGGTGGCGATGGGCCGGGCCATCGTCCGCAAGGCCGACGCGTTCCTCTTCGACGAGCCGCTGTCCAACCTGGACGCCAAGCTGCGCGGGCAGATGCGCACCGAGATCGCCCGGATGCAGAAACGGCTGGGCACCACCACCGTCTACGTCACCCACGACCAGACCGAGGCGATGACCCTGGGTGATCGGATCGCGGTGCTGCGCCGCGGCGTGCTGCAGCAGGTCGGCACGGCACGGCAGCTCTACGAGGAGCCGGCGAACCTGTTCGTGGCCGGGTTCATCGGCTCGCCCCCGATGAACTTCGTCCCCGGCCGGGTCAAGGGCGGGCAGATCGACACGCCGTTCGGGACGGTCAGCCCGGCCGGGGCACGACTGTCCCGGGTCGCCGACCGGGAACTGGTCATCCTCGGGCTGCGGCCGGAACACTTCGAGGACGCCAGCCTGGTGCCGGCGGACAAGCGGGCGCGCGGGCGGACGTTCTCCGCCGACGTGGACGTCACCGAGTGGCTGGGCGCTCAGCTGTACGCGTACGTGCCCTACGAGGCGTCACCGGAGATCACCAAGCAGCTGGAGGAACTGGAGCGCGAGCTGGACAGCGAGCAGATGCGCACCCAGCTGGTGGTGGCCCTGGACGTGAACAGCCGGGTCGTCTCCGGATCGGCCGCCGAGCTGTGGTTCGACCCGGAGCGGATGCACGTCTTCGACGCCGCCAGCGGCGAGAACCTCACCCTGACCGCGGCGGCCCCGACCGACTGA